The following nucleotide sequence is from Candidatus Zixiibacteriota bacterium.
TACTGGCTGCACTCGGAGCATCTCCTGGTCGAAGGACACCGCATGGCAAAGTCGCTGGGCAACTACTACACATTGCGCGACGTGGTTGCCAAGGGGTACTCGCCGTTGGCGGTGCGCTATCTCTTGTTGTCGACCCACTACCGCCAGCAGCTCAACTTCACCTTCGCCGGACTGGATGGCGCGCGCAGCGCCATCGAACGCCTCCGGGACTTTCAGCAGCGCCTGGGCGAGATCACCGATGAGGGAGATGCCGGCTCCGACTACGCCACGATGGTCAGCGAAGCCCAATCCGGATTCGGCGACCACCTCGACGACGATCTGAACGTCTCCGGCGCACTCGGTGTGCTCTTTGACTTCATCCGCGACACATACAAGCGAATCGATTCGGGTGCCCTCAATCGCGCCGAGGCGGCTCTGGCGCTGGTATTCTTGAAGAGCGCCGATCGAATCCTCGATGTCTCAACGCCCGAGAGTGCCGGCGGCGTCGATGAATCGTTGGTGGAGAAGCTGATCGAAGAACGAAAACAGGCGCGCGGCCGCAAAGACTTCAAACGCGCCGACGAGATTCGCCGGCAGTTCGATCAGATGGGTGTCGTGCTGGAAGACACGCCCGCGGGCACGCGTTGGAAGCTGCGGGTGTGATGCTCATCTCCGTTGTCCACGCGCCGCCCCGCGTCGTGTAAACTCTTCGAAGTACACCGCGTAGTCCGCATCCGAAAACAGCACGAACCGAATCAAATCGAACACGTCGGCGTGTTCATCGACGAACGCGGACACCGTATTAATGGCAATCGGCGACGCTTCTTTGATCGGATATCCATATGCCCCCGTCGAGATCGACGGAAAAGCCACCGTGCGCGCACCCACTTCGACCGCACGCTTCGAACTCTCGCGATAAGCCGATGCGAGCTGATCGGCGTCCGAACGCAGCCCGCCGTAAATCGGTCCGACCGCGTGAATTACCCAGCGCGCCGCGAGCTTACCGCCGCCGGTCACGACCGCCTGCCCGGTCGGACAGCGTCCGATCTTCCGGCACTCTATCATGATCGTCGGGCCGCCCGCGCGATGGATGGCGCCGTCGACCCCGCCGCCGCCCCGCAGCGAAGTATTGGCGGCATTGACGATCGCGTCGGTCCGTTCACGCACAATATCCCCCCGCACAATCTCCAAACGCGTTGTCCCTCTGTTGAATCCCAGTTCCGGCATATTCTCGCCTGCGTCGGCGCTCTGGCGGCGGACGTGCGCCCGATCCGGAGCATATATCGTCATCACGCGCGGGTCAGCGACTTTTGCTCGATCTGGTCGAGCACCGTACCCTGAGTCTGGTCACTCCCCGACAACTGTGACGGAATGACCCCACGGATTCGGAATTTTTTTCCGCTCTGAGAGTCTCCGCTCGGCCGTCCGGCCGAGTTAACCCGTTGCCCCTGAATGCTATGCAATTCTTTGCAGCGGTTGGCAATGCCGTTGCAAGGGGGACTTGACGAAACGGGGATGGTATACCCAGCCCCGTCATTATGGCGACGAACCAGCACAATTCGGCCCAGGCCGGTCCCGCACCAACCGTCGCCGCGTCGGACGGCGGCGGCAGTCAGGCGGCCGACCGGACGGACCTCAGGCGTCGCGATAACACTATATCGATAACTATGTCACATACTATTCCACATAACGAGCGGCCGCGCGGCCACGCTGTGAATGGGACAACCACGCACGGCCAACGGGGCCGAGGGGCAATCTAACGCAGGGAGCGGACAGCATGCCGATGATGATGGCGCCACGGACGGAGATGTCGGAGTTTGCGGACACCCGCACAGGCAAGACCACGCGACGCAGCCGCAACACCCAGGATGTCTCCCGTCAATGGGAGGCGTACCGCCACACCCGCGATCCGAGAATCCATCAGGAACTGATGCTCCGCTATTTGCCCTTGGTCCGCAATGTCGCCGGCCGCATGGCGCACGGCTTTCCCAAATCCGTGGAGCTGGCCGACTTGATCTCCACCGGCGTCATCGGCTTAAACGAAGCCCTGAAGAATTTCGATCCCGACCGCGGGGTCAAATTCGAGACGTTTGCGGTGCCCCGGATCCGCGGTGCCATTCTCGATGAGCTGCGCGCCCTCGACTGGGTGCCGCGCTCCACCCGGGCCAAGGCGCGCGAGATCGACCGCACTACGGTCTACCTCGAAAACAAGCTGGGACGTGTCCCCACGCGCTCGGAGATGGCCGATCACATGAAAATCTCCGCCGATGATCTGGCGTACGCGCTCGAGGATGTCTCCGGCACCACGCTGCTGTCCCTGGATGAATTGGTCTACCGCGAAGAGGACAATCGCCAGGTCCCGCGCGTCGAGACGCTGGAATCGCCCCAGAACGACACCGTGCTCGGCGACATCGAACGCCAACAGTTGCGCGCCTATCTCATCAACGCCGTCTCCAATCTGTCCGAGCAGGAAAAGCTCGTCATCGCGCTGTACTACTACGAAGAACTGACCTTACGGGAGATCGGCGAGGTCATGCATATCTCCGAGTCGCGCGTCTCGCAAATCCACACCAAGTCGGTCGGCAAGCTGCGCGCGCTGGTGCGCGAACGCTTCGGATTCTGAGCGGACAGGCCGCTGACGGGACCGTGGAGATTCCGGAATGAACGCCGATACCTCACCGTTTCGCATGATCCGGCTCGAATGCCCCGTCTGCACGACCATCAATGACTTTGAGCAAATACGTCCCGGCGCGTTCACCGAAGGCGACCGCGACACCGATTTTTGCCCCCGGAATCACCAGTGGACAAACCCGAAATACCAGGCCATCCATCCGCTCCTGTACTTCACCGCCACCTGCTCCTCGTGCCACTACACGCGCGAGCTCAACAGGACATTTCCGGGTTGGAAAAACGACGCTGAATTTTGTGCGGTCCGTCAGCCCCGCCTGCGACAGCAACACCTGCAGGCGCTGGCCGATCCCGATGGATTGCTGCGACGTCTCGGCGGCAATCTCTGGCCCCAACAGTATCCGACGGCCACGGCGATCAACAAGCTGCTGATTGCCATCTTCGACGAACTGCTGTCCGATAGACCCTCGGCCACGGACCTGGGGCGCTGGTTTTTGCGTGTCGCCTGGTTGTTCCGTGAAGGATACCCCGCGTCGGAGGGGAGTGCCACTCCGCGCACACAGTTGCGCCGTCGCCTCTTTGCCTCCCTGGATCGATTGAAATCGTCGTTGCAGCAAGTCACCGCCCAGCTCGCCGAGGTCATCGACTTTGCGCAGTCGCACCCCGAATCGTTGGCATCCGATCAGCATGACCTGCGCACGCCCGCGCAGTGCCGCGGCGAATTTGCCCGCTGGATGGAGGTACAATCCGCTCTCGGCGCCGACATCAACGGTATCATCACCATACTCACCGATGAGGGCCGCATGCTGTTCGGCGCCGGCGGCGACCGATCCGCTCCGGCAGAGCGCTACGGCGACTACCCGTCGTACGGTGCGTTTTTGAATTCTCTCCAACAGATCGCCGCGTGGGCTCCGGCGAGTGAGCCGGATGCATTGGCGCAGGCATACGACTATCAATGCCGGGCGCTCGAGGCGGCGTCGGTCAGCGACACCGACACTTCACGATTGCAGTTGATCTACATGGCCGGTGAGATCGCGCGCCGCCTCGGCCGGACGCCTGAGGCCGAGCGCCACCTGACGCAGGCCACGCTCATCGGACGCGCCTGCGTCCAGAACGGCGGTGACGATCGCTGCCAGACGGCCCTGGCGCGGCACATCGTCGGATTGGCAACGCAACAGTTGACCCGTCTTGAAGAATTCACATTGAGCAATTTCAAGGTTTGAAGACAGCGGTCTTAACAGTTCAGGGGGAGGGACATCAGAATGACCACCAGAAAAGCGGCAACCGCGAAGCCGGCGCCCGCCGGTACCGCCAAGAGCAAGTCTCAGAAGCGTCGTTATGTCCGACTGGAAGTGTTCTCACCGGTTGAGATTACGCCGATCGTAGTGGATCGCGCCGAAAACCGCGTGCGCCGCCACCCGCACAAGAAGGCGGGCGTCCTGCTGAATCTCTCCGGCGGCGGCGTCCTCATCTCGACGACCGATACGATGGAGGAAGAAGACGTCGTGTTGATGCGCTTCGACATCAAGGGATTCGACAGTCTCAACAACATTCTCGGACGGGTCAAGCGCGTCGAGCTACGCGACGACGGCGAACGGCTCGTCGGCGTGGAGTTTCTCTCACCCCGGCAGGTGACCGATCCGGTCCTCGCGCGGGGACTGGCAAAGCTCAGCGACAATCCGCAGGGCTTTGAGGAGAGCGTCGGTCGTCTGATCTCGCGGTATGTCTTCCAACGGCAGATCGAGTCGGAGTCGGAGTGACGCACGGCCGCGAATACGACCGCGTCGACCGCGAGCCGGTCGCGGGCCGTGTCGAGGACGTCGTCGAATCGGTCCGCGGCCTGGGCGAACGCGCCCGCCTGCTGGCGGTCAATCTCGCGGTCGCGGCGGCCCGGCTCCATCAGTCGTATGACCGCCGCCACATGAATGATGAGTTGCTCGACTTGGTGGCCAAAGTGACGCGCGTCTCGCAGGCGGTCGGCGATGCCGTGCTTGCCATCGAATCGGGCGCTGCGTCCACGAAGGGATCGCTGGGCATCTCCTCACAAACCCTGCAAGGCGTCGGAATCCCCGACCAGGACACGCTGGACCGGCTCGCACAGGCATTGGGCGAATCGGTCGCGTTGGCGGGCCAGATTGCCCGACGCCTCCGCGAGGTCGAACTCGAGCACCAGCCCTCTCCGCAGTCGACCTCCTCGTCGTTGCGCAACTGGGATGATCCCTTCCGGCCCTGAGGTGCAGGCGCCGAAGATCCTCTCTTGAAGGCGGAGCGGCATGCGGGTTTTGTCCCACATCGTGCAGCGGACTGCATAGCGCATCACCGGTTGTCCCGGACCCGTCGGCGCACGACGCACGGGGCGCAGCTCTCCCTGTCGATTCCGACGGCGTTTTGGAGCCGGTGAATCAAGCACCCGGGGTGCGGGCCGATACCCTGTGATAGGGACAGTCGAACCGGGGCGCGCAAGGAGGCGGCGTGCTGATCCTCACACGGAAACAGGGCGAAAGCATTACCATCGGCGACGATGTCAAAGTGACGGTCCTCGGCGTTTACGGACGTCAGGTTCGTCTGGGTGTCGAGGCCCCGCAGAAGGTCGTCGTCCACCGTGAAGAGGTTTATCTGAAAATTAAAGAGGAACACCGCAAGAGCCGTACGATCAAATCCGACCTGATGGGGCTGGCCCGAATCATTACCGGCAAGGTCAAGGGCGGGAGCGCCAAGCCATCCGACACGGAAACCGCCGATGCCAAACCGGGCGAAAGCGTGCCGGGTCAAAACAAACGACCCCAGCCCCGCGATGGCCGGAGACGGACGGAGAGGTGAACATGAGCTGGATCGATCGTCTGCTGAAACAGCGTGCCGTGGGCCCGCCGACGAAGAATGCCGCCGTCGACAAGAATGCCCGCACCGGACCGGACGCACCCAAGGCGCCTCCGACGAATCGCAGTCCGCAGACCGACTTTCCTCGCGGAGTCGACGCCGGATTCTGCTTCGGCGATTCCGACGCGAAGTAGCCGGCACAACGTACGCCGCGATCGCGCGTCGGTGTCGTCATGCGCCACACCGGCACAGGCGCACCGCGACGTCGGTCTCAGTGTTCACTTCTCGCACACCGCAACTCTGACCGGTCCACTCTCCATCGACACTCGGTCGCTGATCCGCCGCCGCGCATCTCGGGCATCGAATTTTCGGAAAATGCGCCGCCGGACAGCCGATAAAGGAATGGGAGTGTGGCTTTGCATCGCTTCCAGCGATCGGCCACGTCGAAGATGGCATCGCGCAAGACGAAACCGGCATCGCCCCGGCGCCGCGTATCAGCGGCCGCCGACAATCGCCCAGACACGAAGCGGGATGAGGCGTCGCATTCCTCCGCCGATCCATTCGCTGGTCTGGTCGAAGATCCCGAATACACCGGCGACGGCTCCATTCGCCCGGCGCGCGTCGCCAAGGCGCGGCGCGACAGCGCGGCCGGACGGTACCGAACCGACGATGTCATGGCGACGATCGTCGAGCGATTGTTGGATCAATGGATGTTGTAATGTTCTACCCGTCGATGTGCACGCCCGCCGCACCGTCGCAGAGCCCCCTTGTGCACGACCAATCCTGAATCGTCGGCGTTCTTCCGTCCGGTAAAGCGCTTGCGCCCGTGCGAGCGCCCCGGTATTTTTGTCGCAATGAATGCCAACGGGCGATTAGCTCAGATGGTTAGAGTGCTTGCTTGACATGCAAGAGGTCACTGGTTCAATTCCAGTATCGCCCACCATGCCGCCCTCCGCTGTCCGGAACTCTCTTTCCATGTGACAATCCCGGCAGCCGACGCCCGTAGGGGCGCTTTCGACTGATAGTGCGATGAGCATAACGACCGCTAAGAGTACGATTGCACTGACCCTGCCCGATGGGTCGCATCGTGAATACCCCACTGGAGTCACCGGGGCGGATGTCGCCGCCTCCATCGGTCGCCGGCTTGCCAAAGATGCCCTGGCGATCCGTGTCGATGGACGTGTGCGTGATCTGTCGGCGCCCATCCACGACGACGCGACGATTGAGATTCTGACCTTCGATCATCCCGACGGACGTCAGGTGTTCTGGCATTCGACCGCCCATGTGATGGCGCAGGCCGTGCTCGAAGCATTGCCCGGCACCAAGCTGGCAATCGGCCCCCCCATCGACGAGGGCTTCTACTACGACTTCGATCCGCCGCGTCCGTTCACGCCCGAGGATTTGGAGGAGTTCGAAAAGCGGATGACCGGTATCGTCGGCGAGGATGCGCCGTTTCTGCGTCAGGAATGCACGCTCGATGAAGCGCGTTCGATCTTCAGCGAGCGTGGCGATTCGTACAAACTGGACATCCTCGATCGCATCGACGAAGCGGGCGATCAGGTGAGCTTGTACCGCAGCTCTCGCTTTCTCGATCTGTGCCGGGGACCGCACGTGCCCACGACCGGCCGCATCAAGTCCTTCAAGCTCACCTCGATTGCCGGCGCCTATTGGCGTGAACGTGAGGGAAACCCGCAGTTGCAGCGCATCTACGGCGTCTCCTATCCCGATCGGGCCATGCTCGACGATTTCATCCGTCGGCGTGAAGAGGCGGAGCGCCGCGACCATCGCCGTCTGGGAAAGCAGTTGAATTTGTTTTCGATTCGGGAAGAATCGGGAGCGGGGCTGGTCTTGTGGCATCCCAGGGGAGCGTCGATCCGACGCAAAATGGAAGAGTTCTGGTATGCCGAGCACCAGCGGTCCGGATACGAACTGGTCTACTCGCCGCATATCGCGCGTCTGGGGCTCTGGGAGACATCGGGCCACACCGGTTTCTATGCGGAGAGTATGTTCCCGCCATTCGACGTCGAGAACAACCCGCACCAGCTCAAGCCGATGAACTGCCCGTTTCACATCCTGATATATCAGTCGGCCCTGCGTTCCTACCGTGAATTGCCGCTGCGGTGGGCTGAACTTGGCACGGTCTATCGCTTCGAGCGCAGCGGTGTGCTCCATGGACTGCTGCGCGTGCGCGGATTCACCCAGGATGACGCGCACCTGTTCTGTCGCCGGGATCAGGTCGAGCAGGAAATCCGGCGCGTGCTCGACTTTTGTCTGAACATGTACGCGGCATTCGGGTTCAGTGATGTGCAGTTGTATCTCTCGACGCGACCGGACAAAGCCATCGGCGAAGAGGCGGATTGGACGCTGGCCGAAAGCGCACTGAAAAGCGCGCTCGATGCCCGTGGTGAGCCCTACGAGGTCGATGCCGGCGGCGGCGCCTTCTACGGTCCCAAAATCGACCTGCACGTCCGCGACGCGATCGGACGCACCTGGCAATGCGGCACCATCCAGTTCGACTTCAATCTGCCCGAGCGTTTCGATCTTTCGTACATTGGCGACGACGGCCACCGGCATCGCCCGGTCATGATCCACCGCGCGCTATTGGGGTCGCTGGAACGGTTCTTCGGCATCATGATCGAGCACTACGCCGGCGCATTCCCGATCTGGCTGGCGCCCGAGCAGGCCAGCGTGCTCTCCGTCACCGATGCGGCATCGGCATTTGCCGGCAAAGTCGTCGACGAGCTCACATCCGCCGGC
It contains:
- a CDS encoding PilZ domain-containing protein → MTTRKAATAKPAPAGTAKSKSQKRRYVRLEVFSPVEITPIVVDRAENRVRRHPHKKAGVLLNLSGGGVLISTTDTMEEEDVVLMRFDIKGFDSLNNILGRVKRVELRDDGERLVGVEFLSPRQVTDPVLARGLAKLSDNPQGFEESVGRLISRYVFQRQIESESE
- a CDS encoding DUF2225 domain-containing protein translates to MNADTSPFRMIRLECPVCTTINDFEQIRPGAFTEGDRDTDFCPRNHQWTNPKYQAIHPLLYFTATCSSCHYTRELNRTFPGWKNDAEFCAVRQPRLRQQHLQALADPDGLLRRLGGNLWPQQYPTATAINKLLIAIFDELLSDRPSATDLGRWFLRVAWLFREGYPASEGSATPRTQLRRRLFASLDRLKSSLQQVTAQLAEVIDFAQSHPESLASDQHDLRTPAQCRGEFARWMEVQSALGADINGIITILTDEGRMLFGAGGDRSAPAERYGDYPSYGAFLNSLQQIAAWAPASEPDALAQAYDYQCRALEAASVSDTDTSRLQLIYMAGEIARRLGRTPEAERHLTQATLIGRACVQNGGDDRCQTALARHIVGLATQQLTRLEEFTLSNFKV
- the thrS gene encoding threonine--tRNA ligase, coding for MSITTAKSTIALTLPDGSHREYPTGVTGADVAASIGRRLAKDALAIRVDGRVRDLSAPIHDDATIEILTFDHPDGRQVFWHSTAHVMAQAVLEALPGTKLAIGPPIDEGFYYDFDPPRPFTPEDLEEFEKRMTGIVGEDAPFLRQECTLDEARSIFSERGDSYKLDILDRIDEAGDQVSLYRSSRFLDLCRGPHVPTTGRIKSFKLTSIAGAYWREREGNPQLQRIYGVSYPDRAMLDDFIRRREEAERRDHRRLGKQLNLFSIREESGAGLVLWHPRGASIRRKMEEFWYAEHQRSGYELVYSPHIARLGLWETSGHTGFYAESMFPPFDVENNPHQLKPMNCPFHILIYQSALRSYRELPLRWAELGTVYRFERSGVLHGLLRVRGFTQDDAHLFCRRDQVEQEIRRVLDFCLNMYAAFGFSDVQLYLSTRPDKAIGEEADWTLAESALKSALDARGEPYEVDAGGGAFYGPKIDLHVRDAIGRTWQCGTIQFDFNLPERFDLSYIGDDGHRHRPVMIHRALLGSLERFFGIMIEHYAGAFPIWLAPEQASVLSVTDAASAFAGKVVDELTSAGVRAVADTRSEKIGLKIREAELQKVPYMLIVGEKEAASGAVSVRARGRQDLGTLSIAAVIARIKDDDHPAHHAQSNA
- a CDS encoding FliA/WhiG family RNA polymerase sigma factor, which translates into the protein MPMMMAPRTEMSEFADTRTGKTTRRSRNTQDVSRQWEAYRHTRDPRIHQELMLRYLPLVRNVAGRMAHGFPKSVELADLISTGVIGLNEALKNFDPDRGVKFETFAVPRIRGAILDELRALDWVPRSTRAKAREIDRTTVYLENKLGRVPTRSEMADHMKISADDLAYALEDVSGTTLLSLDELVYREEDNRQVPRVETLESPQNDTVLGDIERQQLRAYLINAVSNLSEQEKLVIALYYYEELTLREIGEVMHISESRVSQIHTKSVGKLRALVRERFGF
- a CDS encoding O-acetyl-ADP-ribose deacetylase gives rise to the protein MPELGFNRGTTRLEIVRGDIVRERTDAIVNAANTSLRGGGGVDGAIHRAGGPTIMIECRKIGRCPTGQAVVTGGGKLAARWVIHAVGPIYGGLRSDADQLASAYRESSKRAVEVGARTVAFPSISTGAYGYPIKEASPIAINTVSAFVDEHADVFDLIRFVLFSDADYAVYFEEFTRRGAARGQRR